Proteins encoded by one window of Polaribacter haliotis:
- a CDS encoding type III polyketide synthase: MAVKITSVAKQLPKYYRETKDIIPFVKLWMQDQDTRFQRKVIKLFEGAAVDKRYSIMDPEEVFTAASFEEKNDIYAREVVQLAEKSLKKSLEKASLKPTDIDYIITVSCTGIMIPSVDAYLINSLGMNQDIVRLPVTEMGCAAGVSGIIYAKNFLKANPNKRAAVIAVEAPTATFQLDDFSMTNIVSAAIFGDGASAVILSSYEEDKGPTIVDEAMYHFYDATNMMGFKLVNSGLQMILDKEVPQKISDHFPAIIHPFLEKNNLTIDDIDHLIFHPGGKKIVQTVEALFGVLGKNIDDTKEVLRAYGNMSSATVLYVLERFMDRNPAKGERGIMLSFGPGFSAQRILLEW; the protein is encoded by the coding sequence ATGGCAGTAAAAATAACATCAGTTGCAAAGCAACTTCCAAAATATTATAGAGAAACGAAAGATATTATTCCGTTTGTAAAATTATGGATGCAAGATCAAGATACTCGTTTTCAGAGAAAAGTAATCAAACTTTTTGAAGGAGCAGCAGTTGATAAAAGGTATTCCATTATGGATCCTGAAGAAGTTTTTACAGCAGCTTCTTTCGAAGAGAAAAATGATATTTATGCAAGAGAAGTTGTTCAATTAGCAGAAAAATCACTCAAAAAATCTTTAGAAAAAGCAAGCTTAAAACCTACAGATATCGATTATATAATTACTGTAAGTTGCACTGGAATTATGATTCCTTCTGTAGATGCGTATTTGATAAATTCACTCGGCATGAATCAAGATATCGTGCGTTTGCCAGTCACAGAAATGGGTTGTGCAGCAGGAGTTTCAGGGATAATTTATGCGAAGAATTTCTTAAAAGCGAATCCGAATAAAAGAGCAGCAGTTATTGCAGTAGAAGCACCAACAGCAACGTTTCAGTTAGACGATTTTTCCATGACAAATATTGTTTCTGCAGCCATTTTTGGAGATGGAGCATCTGCAGTAATTTTGTCTTCTTACGAAGAAGATAAAGGCCCAACAATTGTAGACGAAGCCATGTATCATTTTTACGATGCCACAAATATGATGGGTTTTAAATTGGTAAATTCTGGTTTACAAATGATCCTAGACAAGGAAGTTCCACAGAAAATTTCCGACCATTTTCCTGCAATAATTCATCCTTTTTTAGAAAAGAATAATTTAACTATAGATGATATAGACCATTTAATTTTTCATCCTGGAGGAAAGAAAATTGTACAAACTGTAGAAGCTTTATTTGGAGTTTTAGGAAAAAATATAGACGATACCAAAGAGGTTTTACGAGCGTATGGAAATATGTCTAGCGCAACAGTTTTATATGTTTTAGAACGTTTTATGGATAGAAATCCTGCAAAAGGCGAACGTGGAATAATGTTAAGTTTTGGACCAGGTTTTTCTGCGCAACGTATTTTGTTAGAGTGGTAA
- a CDS encoding methyltransferase domain-containing protein, with the protein MDFFISTKQRTDKEELMDDFSIGGDLLRDTLDKLENINRWLGGNKVTVNGLKSILKNHSKEQEITIVDIGCGHGDILRDVAKFGRKHNYKFKLIGVDANPTAIDYANELSVDYPELSFETQDIFSDEFKKRKFDVVLATLFLHHFKEPELVSFLGNTIKQTKIGIVVNDLHRHKLAYYLFMLLSIFISNKMIIEDGLTSVLRGFKREDLERISTKLKVKPRIQWKWAFRFLWIIKK; encoded by the coding sequence ATGGATTTTTTCATCAGCACAAAACAAAGAACAGACAAAGAAGAATTGATGGACGATTTTTCTATTGGAGGCGATTTGTTGCGCGATACTTTAGATAAATTAGAAAATATAAATAGATGGTTGGGTGGAAATAAAGTCACAGTAAATGGGTTAAAATCCATCTTAAAAAACCACTCAAAAGAGCAAGAAATAACTATTGTAGATATTGGTTGTGGTCATGGAGATATTTTGCGAGATGTTGCAAAATTTGGAAGAAAACACAATTACAAATTCAAATTAATTGGTGTCGATGCAAACCCAACAGCGATTGATTATGCAAATGAATTGTCTGTAGATTACCCAGAATTAAGTTTTGAAACACAAGACATTTTTTCTGATGAGTTTAAAAAAAGAAAGTTCGATGTAGTTTTAGCGACTTTATTCTTGCATCATTTTAAAGAACCAGAACTGGTTTCATTTTTAGGAAACACAATTAAACAAACCAAAATAGGAATTGTTGTAAACGATTTACACAGACATAAATTAGCTTATTATTTATTTATGTTGTTATCGATTTTTATCTCCAACAAAATGATTATTGAAGATGGTTTAACATCAGTTTTAAGAGGATTTAAACGTGAAGATTTAGAGAGAATATCAACAAAATTAAAAGTAAAACCAAGAATTCAATGGAAATGGGCTTTTCGTTTTCTCTGGATAATAAAAAAATAA